The Candidatus Saccharimonadia bacterium genomic interval TAGCCCTTATCGGCAAAGAAACCGCCGCCGATATCGGCGTAGTGGCCAGTACCATTACCGCGGCCCTACCCAGCATCACGATCGTGAGCACTATTCCCGGCCGCGACCCCAATGCCCCCCGCGGCCACGTCACCCCGTCATGGACCGACGCCACCGCCCGACAGCTGCTCGAAACCAAACCTGACCTCATCCTGGTAGGCATGGGGTTCCCGCTCCAAGAGCACGTCTGCGCCGATCTCGTCACCCGCCTCCCTCACGGCCTGCTCATCGGCGAAGGCGGCACCTTCGATTACGAGAGTTTTGGCGGTCCCAAGCGCAAAGCACCACCCGCCATTCAGCGCATCGGGCTAGAGTGGCTCTGGCGGCTAGCCCTCGAACCCACCCGCCTGCGCCGCCAATTCGCCATTCCCCGGTTTATCGCCAAGGTCCGCCGGACGCACTAAAAACCTATTCCAAGCACAGGCATTGTGTTGTAACATAAGCACAATAAACAAGAGCGAAGCGCGCGTGAACTGCCCGGTATGCCAAACCGAAACCGCCACCGTTAAAATCGGGGGCCGGGATTACTGTGCGGTGTGTGGTACGGCAGCAATCCCCGGTGCACCATCCGCACCGCCGGCCAAGCGCGTGTCGCTCGACCTCTCACCCCGCAACCGCACCAATGCCGCCAGCCACCCAACCGCCGGCCGTCACGCCCACCCCGCCAACGAACTGCACGCCCGCACCAAATCCGCACACCTGCTCGATCTGCGCGGCGCCGCACCGCATCCGGTTGAGCCGGCCGCAGTTGTGCATCCCGCCCATCACATCCCCGCCGAATCGCCCGGAGCCACCACCCGGGGCCGCCATCTAGCCCACTTCACCGACCGGTTTGAGAAAGCCCGCCAGGTCAATCGCAGTCCCCACATCCAAAAATTTGCCGGCGGCCGCATCGTCGAAGAACCCAATGCCCAACCCGAGCCGCCAAGCCAGGAGCTCCCGCCTCTAGCCGCCACCCACCACGAAGCCATGACGAGGCTCACCCCGACCCCGCCGGCCGAACCCCCCAAGACCCACACCGGCACCGGCGCGCCCTGGCGTCCGCACCTCGGCCTGAGCGCCGGCGGCAGCCGCACCCTCGCCACCGTCACCGCCGTGGCGCTGATGGGCGGCTACATTTGGCTACAAAACTACCCCAAACTGGCCCTCCAAAACGCCAGCAACAAAGCCGGCGTGACAGCCTCACTACCCACATACCTCCCATCGAGCTACAGCCTAGCCGGCACCAATACCAGCCCCGGTCTCATCACCCTTAATTTTTCCAGCCCCAGCAGCACCGAGCCGCTCAAAATAGACCAACACCGCACCACCTGGGATTCCAGCTCGCTCCTCGACAACTTTGTCGCCAAAACTACCGACGATTATGCCACCGTGCAGGGCCAAGGCCTCACCATTTACCTGTTCAACAACAACCACGCCACCTGGGTCAACCGCGGCATCTGGTACAGCATCGAGGGCGCCAGCCGCCTCAGCCGCGAACAAATCCTCAAGATTGCATACTCACTTTAAGGCAGGGTGTACAAACCAATGTCTGAAAAAGAATCCATCGCACGAGCTGAAGTCCAGGCTTACGCCGAAGATCCCTTCCGCACAGCCGCTCTCGAAATGGCGGTTAACGCTAAACAAGCACGCGCGACTGCAGCCCAGTACGAAAAACAAGCCCCACAACCATTTGTAGCCGGATCAGGCGACCTCGTCGGGCTAGCCGAAGCGCAAGCCGCCCGAGCCGAAGCCGCCCGCGACCGCCTAGGCGAATTTGCCGTAGAGGCTGGAAACAACGCCGATATCGCCTTCTCCTATAAAGTTGAGCCGACGGGCGCAAAAACTCCCGCAGCGGCCATGCAAACGTACGAGCTTGAGCAAGCTGTTTCGCGTGAGGAGCGAGCCCTACGGCTCGCCCAAAAGGACTCAAAAATTCCTGGGCTAGGGTGGGCTCGCCGGCAATTAGCTAAAAAATCCCCCGCCAGAATTCAACAACTCAAGGAAGCTATCCACCGCAATCTTGGCGGCAACTAATAGCGCCGTCACCCGCATAAACAACCGCCCGGTTTTACTGTCCCGAGGAATGTAGTCCCCGTTCTTACATTCCCCCGGACAGCAAATTCGCACTCACTCGCATCACACCCCAGCAAAATGTGCTAGGCTAACAACAACCAACAGGGGAGAGCTATGCAAGACGACCGCGCCTGGGACCGCATCGTAGATGCCGTCGAAACCAAATTTGGCCTCATCGAGCACGGCCGCTCCAAGCGTCCGGTCGAAGACGCCCCCGATCTCACCGAGTACGTTTCGTTCGTAATATTCAACCGCGACGGCGAAAAGTTTAAGCTCGAACGCATCCAAGGCCCCGCCATCATCGACCGCAAAACCATGGGCGCCCGCCGCGCCGGCGCCACCACCCGCGTCGAAAACGTTTACGACTCGGGCGAAGTCAGCTTCCGCACCAATCTCTACCGCGAAGACGGCGCCGACTGGGAGGCTATCGATCCGAGCATGCTCGGGTTATAATACGGTCCATGTCAAGCAGCTCCACCGCCGTTCGCGTACGCTTCGCGCCCAGCCCCACCGGCTATCTCCACGTCGGCGGGATTCGCTCGGCCCTGTTTAACTATCTCTGGGCTCGCCACAACGGCGGCCAGTTTGTGCTGCGCATCGAAGACACCGACCGCGCCCGGCTCGTCGAAGGCTCCATGGATCAAATCAACGACAGCCTCCAGGCTCTCGGTATCGCACCCGACGAAGGGCCGCGCCAGGGCGGTCCGTTCGGCCCGTATCTGCAATCCGAGCGGCTCGACCTGTACCGCGCGCACGCCGAGCAGCTCGTCGCCTCAGGTGCCCTGTACCCATGCTGGTGCCCACCCGAACGCCTCACCGCCCTACGCGAGGAGACTCAAAAAGCCGGCGTCGCCTTCAAATACGATCGCCATTGCCTCATCGCCGAAAACCAACGCAGCATGGACGAACCGCATGTGCTCCGTTTCAAAATCCCCGAAACCCCCGACACCATCGGCTGGGACGACGCCGTCCGCGGCCGCAACCAATTCAAAATCACCGAGCTCGACGACTTCGTGGCCCTCAAATCCGACGGCTACCCCACCTACCACCTCGCCAACGTCATCGACGACCACCTCATGCACATCACTCACGTGCTCCGCGCCGACGAATGGCTTCCCAGCACCCCCAAACACCTGTTGCTCTTCGAGGCCTTCGGCTGGCAGCCGCCCGTTTACGCCCACTTGCCCCCCGTGCAAGGCCCGGACGGCAAAAAGAAGCTCAGTAAACGCGACGGCGCCCAGTCGGTAGGGGAGTACATCGCCGAGGGCTACCTGCCCGAGGCCCTCATGAGCTTTCTAGCCTCACTCGGCTGGAATGACGGCACCACGCAGGAAGTATTCACCCCCACCGAGCTCATCGCCAAATTCACCCTCGAGCGCGTCCAGAAAAGCCCCGCCATGTTTGACCGCGAGCGCCTCACCTGGATCAACGGGCTTATGATCCGGCAGATGCCCCTAGAACAGCTCCTGGAGCGCTCAGAGGCCTTTTGGCCGCCCGAAGCAGCAAATACCTCGCCCGCCTACCGCCAGCAGGTTCTGGGGCTCGTTCAGGAGCGGCTCAAATACCTGGCCGAATTACCCAGCCTCACCGACTTTTTCTTTGCCGATCCCAGCGCCGATGCCCTCGCCGCCGACGCTAAGCTAGCACATCAAGCCCACCAGGCCCTAGCCGATTCCAATTTCACCGAGGCCGACCTTGAACACCGCCTGCGCGCCCTCGCCGAACAGCTCGCCCTCAAACCCGGCACCCTCTTTACCGCTATCCGCCTCGCCACCACGGGCAAAAAAGCCGCCCCGGGGCTGTTTGAGACGCTGCACGTCCTCGGCAAGGACATTTCGCTCCAACGCCTAGAAGCTGCCTCCAACAGATAGAAGCTGCACATTTAGGCCTCTCCGGAGCCAACAGGTTTGACAAGCTCGGTCTCCCTGGCCTATAGTTCAAACACTTAAGCGAGTGAGGTCAAAAACCCATGAGTGTTTCTTTCTACGACGTTAAAACCCGCCAGTCCGTGGATGTAGCCGACGGCGACGTCTCCAAGACCAAGTACGAGCGCACCACCAAAGACGGCAAGACTCAGGTCCGCTACGCCCTCCGCGGCAACTACCAGGGCCGCAACCTGACCAAGTTCGTCAGCCAGGCTACCTGGGACGCCTTCGACGGCCCCGTCGTCTAGACCACCAGCCAATCTTGTCCGAAACGAAACGGAGACCCCTCGGGTCTCCGTTTAGCATAAGCGGCATGATGATATACTGGAGGTATGAATGAACTCGACCCCCAGACCCCCAACCCCACCCCAGAATCCATCATCGTTGCAAATCCCCACGCCAAGCCCAAACCCCCCAGCCGTTGGCTCAAACGCCACCGCAAAGCGGCCATAATCATCGCCGTGGCCGTAGTAGTAGTCGCGGGCGCCGGCGCGCTGGGCTGGAACCTCACGCACCCCAAAAAGCCCGTTGCCCACGCTACGCCTACGCCCAAACCCAGCCCCACTCCCGTCCCAACGCCTGTCACCAAACTGTCTCCACTCACCGGCGTGGCGGTGGATCCCGCCCTCGCCAACCGTCCGATCACCGGCGTGGTCATCGAAAACCAAACCGACGCCCGACCTCAATCCGGTCTGAGCCAAGCCGGCGTCGTGTACGAAGCCAACGCCGAGGGTGGCATCACGCGCTTCATCGCTTTCTTTCTCGACCAGCGCCCACCCAGCCTCGGTCCCGTCCGCAGCCTGCGCACCTATTTCGTCGACTGGGCACTCGAGTTCAACTCACCCGTCGCCCACGCCGGCGGCAACGCCGACGCCCTCGATCTCGTCAGCCCGCTGGGCATGAAAGACCTCAACGCCCTCAGCTTCGCCGCCAGCGGCTTCTACCGCACCACCGACCGCTTCGCACCCCACAACCTCTACACCAGCAGCGACAAGCTCGATCAGCTCCTGGCCACCCACAAATTCAACGGCCCCGCCACGTTCACCCCCAGCCCGCGCAAACCCGACACCCCCGTTGCCACCCCTCCTCACCCCAACATTCACATCGACTACTCCTACGCCGGCTATCAAGTCGATTACAAATACGACCCCACCACCAACGACTACGCCCGTTCGCTCGCCGGGGCCCCGCATGTTGATCGCAATACGGGCAAGCAAATCCACGTCAAAAACATCGTCATCGAAATGATGCCCACGAGCAACGGCACCACCCGCATCGGCGAACAAACCGTCATCATGGGCACCGTGGGCAAAGGCCAGGGCTGGGTGTTGCGCGACGGCGACGCCATCCCCGTCACCTGGTCCAAAGATTCGCACAGCGCCCGCACCAAGCTCCTCGACGCTAGCGGCAACGACGTCCCGCTCGACGCCGGCAACACCTGGTACTCGATCGTGCCAGTCGGTAAAACCGTTTCGTTCTAAGATTCAGGTCCGACGCACCCCCACTAAGAACTAACGCGGCCGATCCTCCATAAAACCCCGATTCGGGAAATACTTTCCGGTTATATCCACAAAACCCGCCATATATTTGGCGTTAACCGATCTACTAACCCTGCGCGCACTT includes:
- a CDS encoding WecB/TagA/CpsF family glycosyltransferase, with amino-acid sequence MSKQRTYDRVTLLGVEVDVITLAEATNYLIATAADPRTPAGYVIKPYVEFLDRASTNPKLAALLNDAELSVADGVAVVWAAHYLYAGPRTLARFLLTLSQIIAAPAELCWPLPERAAGTNFTWQLLRTAAEKQLRVALIGKETAADIGVVASTITAALPSITIVSTIPGRDPNAPRGHVTPSWTDATARQLLETKPDLILVGMGFPLQEHVCADLVTRLPHGLLIGEGGTFDYESFGGPKRKAPPAIQRIGLEWLWRLALEPTRLRRQFAIPRFIAKVRRTH
- a CDS encoding DUF4367 domain-containing protein; the encoded protein is MNCPVCQTETATVKIGGRDYCAVCGTAAIPGAPSAPPAKRVSLDLSPRNRTNAASHPTAGRHAHPANELHARTKSAHLLDLRGAAPHPVEPAAVVHPAHHIPAESPGATTRGRHLAHFTDRFEKARQVNRSPHIQKFAGGRIVEEPNAQPEPPSQELPPLAATHHEAMTRLTPTPPAEPPKTHTGTGAPWRPHLGLSAGGSRTLATVTAVALMGGYIWLQNYPKLALQNASNKAGVTASLPTYLPSSYSLAGTNTSPGLITLNFSSPSSTEPLKIDQHRTTWDSSSLLDNFVAKTTDDYATVQGQGLTIYLFNNNHATWVNRGIWYSIEGASRLSREQILKIAYSL
- the gltX gene encoding glutamate--tRNA ligase, with translation MSSSSTAVRVRFAPSPTGYLHVGGIRSALFNYLWARHNGGQFVLRIEDTDRARLVEGSMDQINDSLQALGIAPDEGPRQGGPFGPYLQSERLDLYRAHAEQLVASGALYPCWCPPERLTALREETQKAGVAFKYDRHCLIAENQRSMDEPHVLRFKIPETPDTIGWDDAVRGRNQFKITELDDFVALKSDGYPTYHLANVIDDHLMHITHVLRADEWLPSTPKHLLLFEAFGWQPPVYAHLPPVQGPDGKKKLSKRDGAQSVGEYIAEGYLPEALMSFLASLGWNDGTTQEVFTPTELIAKFTLERVQKSPAMFDRERLTWINGLMIRQMPLEQLLERSEAFWPPEAANTSPAYRQQVLGLVQERLKYLAELPSLTDFFFADPSADALAADAKLAHQAHQALADSNFTEADLEHRLRALAEQLALKPGTLFTAIRLATTGKKAAPGLFETLHVLGKDISLQRLEAASNR
- a CDS encoding DUF3048 domain-containing protein, which translates into the protein MNELDPQTPNPTPESIIVANPHAKPKPPSRWLKRHRKAAIIIAVAVVVVAGAGALGWNLTHPKKPVAHATPTPKPSPTPVPTPVTKLSPLTGVAVDPALANRPITGVVIENQTDARPQSGLSQAGVVYEANAEGGITRFIAFFLDQRPPSLGPVRSLRTYFVDWALEFNSPVAHAGGNADALDLVSPLGMKDLNALSFAASGFYRTTDRFAPHNLYTSSDKLDQLLATHKFNGPATFTPSPRKPDTPVATPPHPNIHIDYSYAGYQVDYKYDPTTNDYARSLAGAPHVDRNTGKQIHVKNIVIEMMPTSNGTTRIGEQTVIMGTVGKGQGWVLRDGDAIPVTWSKDSHSARTKLLDASGNDVPLDAGNTWYSIVPVGKTVSF